The Lepidochelys kempii isolate rLepKem1 chromosome 20, rLepKem1.hap2, whole genome shotgun sequence sequence TGGAGAGCCTCTTCCCACCTGGTTAATTTCCCAAGGATAGGCCTGGAAATAAACTCAGCAGCCCCTGACAGAGGAGACGGGCTGCTGACTCCATGTGTGCCCTGCTACTTGAGGTAGGTCTGAGCCACTGCTGTACTTCCAGTAAAGGGGTGAATCCCAGTCCTTTACTGGTTACTGATAGGGAGTCTGCAGCTAATGGTGCCACCAGGGATCTGCCACAAGGCAGTCCGGGGCTCAGGAGGGACAGCCCTGTTGGTACTGGAACCTCACCAAACCTCGACTAGGGAACTACTGCCTCCTGCTGGGCTTGAGGTATTCCCACTATGGCTGCTGCTGGAATCTCTCTGCCCACGGCAGCACTGGCATGTGAGATACCAGACTGAGGGAGCGTCAAAGCTCTTGTCCTCTCACTGCTTCCAAGGGCAGCCACAGAAGCCTCTGGGAACCACTATTCCTAAGTGTGTCCTTTGCCAAGGCAGGAGATGAGGTGGAGAGCTCAGTCTCTGCACGAGGTGGGGAAAACAAAGCTGCTTCACACAGTCAAGCAATTCTCTCTGCCCTAAAGGGACGCTGCTGGAGGAGCACAGCAATTCCCAGCTGAGAAAAGAAAGGAGGAACTTTGATCTGAGTTGCAGGCTCCAATGGGAATGGCAAGCCCCCTGATCTGGTGACTGACAAGTTCGGTCCCATTTCAGCTACACAGCAGAAAACCAATGTAAAAATGGCAAACCTGGATATGAACCAATAGGACTGAACGGTCCAAAAAGGCGATTGTAGCCAATTTTTATAATTGAGAAGAAACATTGAGTTCTACTTTCTATATTGATAGAAACAGCTATTTAATTCAGGTCTATCATCTGCACACCTCTGGGGCTGCTGGATATATTTTTGCAAAATGGTTTTCTGGCCATGTTTCACTATTTGTGCCACTGTGGCTATTAAAGGAAGAGGACAAAGTTATTTTGCTGCAGACAAACATTCTAGCTGACATTTGTATGCAAGGCAAAACTACACGTTTGGAGACAAAGACATCAAGAGTTTGTGTTTATTTGTCTACATTCAGCTTAATCAAGATGTACTGCCTGAATGATCCAGACATACAAAACCCACTCTTTCCCactggtttttaaaataaaatcttcacTTATAAAACTGAAACACTAAAGCATTAAAATACAGAAAGCTTGTTTAACTCACTTCACAAAAGCATTAACAGATGGCATATCCCTTATCTATTTAAAGCCATACTGGGTTAACACTTGAATGacaattttaaatagaaaaaggaTACTGAAATTTTATTAACTCAAAAATTCTATTTAGACAAAGTTGTAATGGCAACTAACAAACCATTAAATACATAGATGTCCAAAATACAGCTAAGTATGGAATTACAGGTACTCGACCATTAGTGACGGATATCACAAAGAGCACTGCAACATGGAAACGGGGGTTTACATGTTTACTGTGATGCAATAAAACTGAATATTCAAAGGGTGCGCAAGTGCGGAAGGTAACAAAACTTCACACCCACGGAGAAAGGGTCGGTTTATCTGTACTGATAATTCATGTTGTGATCGTTTCTGCCGTAGCCGCCTTGGGAAGCTTGGTAGGAACTTGGGGGTCCGCTGTAATTCTGGCCTGAACCTGGAGAGCTGTAGTTAGTCTGAGAAGAATATCCACCTGAAATGGAGAGAGAAGAGTTCATCTAAACCATGTTGAGACGAGCTATTTTAACACAACAGTACGCAACAAGAATTGTTGTTACTTATCCAGTCTGGGCTGCCATCCAGCAGAGCACACACAGAAAACAGAAGAGTGGTGACTGCATCTTCgcaccacacacaaacacattttacAAAAGGAGAGCCGAAGAGGGTTGTGTACTGACCTTGCTTACCTTGGTAAGAcgaccctcctcccccagatcCTCCCCCATAGCCGCTGTGTGAACCAGTATTGTATGAGGCACCTCCTGACCCATAGTTATTTCCTCCACCTCCACCACGGCCACTGCCGCCACCATAACCTGCAATTGAGAACACACGCTGAGCAAGGCTGACAGTGAAGTCTGCAACTCTGCTCTTAGACCAGGACACCTTAAAAATATCTAGACTATCAATACAGAACTGAGTTAGTAACAGAAACTGCCAAGGAGTTTATGACTCATCAAGGTAAGGGTTACGGCCAAGTGTTCAATTAGAGAAAATctttctcctgcagcctttggCTGGTAAAAGTGCCCCAGGCTTAGCTGCCAGCGCAGGAGAGGCTTGATCAGTCAGAGCTGCACCAAGAAGAGACTACGGTCTGTAACAGGGTAACGTCTCCACAGCCTGTACAATTGCATATGGCTGGAGGGTCTGGCCTACAGCTGGAAGAACAGCTCATGCAAgtaaaaaaattccttttgtgGAGAGTGGGGACTTGGGTAATTTTTTGGCTGAGTCACATGGGTGGCCTCAATTAGCCTTGCCTAGCCAAAAACTACATGGGTGTTGTACGtaaatttgttaagtctctaaggtgccacaaggactcctcattgtttttgcatgAAGAAACAGTATTTCTGGACAGAGGTGTTTACGGGCCTTGAAGATTCTTTCAAACCCTGTTCATGTCCCTGATTCCACGACACTGCTCCTTAACCAAGGCTGGCTTTTGGCATAAGTGCCCTGAAGCAGTTTGATTTGTGATGGAAAGACCAAAACTATCAAATGTTTATTCTTCTACAGTGTTAAAGACTAAATGCCCAACTGATCACGTTAGTGGTAATGTAGCAGACAATATCCACAAAGACGCAGCACAATTGTACAGGCTGTGGAGAAGTTACCCTGTAACAGACTATAGTCTCTCCTTGGTACAGCTCTGACTGATCATGGGAAGTAGCATCAGAATGGGAGAGAGATCAGTCTAACAGGTCAAAAGGCCAATCTGGTATCTGCTACATTTGGCAGCAAACTACTAAGGCTGCATCTCTACTTAACATGCTACAGCGGCACAACTGCAGCTCTACTGAATCTCTTCGGTGTAGACTCTCACTACAGCGAGAGGaagggttctcccattgctgtagttaacccacctccccgagaggcagtagctatgtccgtggaagaattcttctgtggacctagcactgtctatatGAGGGTGTGGGCCAGCTTAGCTTTCTCTCAGGGGTATAGCTTGTCACACAGCTGAGAGGTGTAGCTATGCTGACTTAAGTTTccaatgtagaccagccctacgTGTAACAGGGACAGTTTAACTTCACTAACTACCTACATTATTCTAGCAGATTCAGATCCTGAATATGGATACCATCTCACTCTGGAATGAAGTCCACAGGGTGTCCATTTCAGAATACAGATTTACATTCACTGGGAGTCCTACTTCTTTCCAGTTGAACACTAAATACGGTATCTAAACTACACGAAATAGGAGGATATATTTATGTCAAACCCACGGATTTTCTGCCCAGAATCACCAGGAATAGAAAGGCCAGGTACACAGAATGGGCCTGCATTTAGAATTTGTAATTCTCTGCATCTCAGACCAGACACATGATCAAGGGCTAGTCTCTCACTAGCCATCTTTCATTTGGACTGTATATCATGAAGAAACAGGttttagagtggtagccatgttaatctgtatcagcaaaaacaacaagcagtccttgtggcaccttagagactaaaatttatttgggcataagcttatacccaaataaatttgttagtctctaaggtgccacaaggactccccatTGTTTTTGCATGAAGAAACAGTATTTCTGGACAGAGGTGTTTACGGGCCTTGAAGATTCTTTCAAACCCTGTTCATGTCCCTGATTCCACGACACTGCTCCTTAACCAATAAAGGAAGTTTCAGCAGAGCAACACACCCATAATGGACTCTCATGCCAACATGGCATTGAAGTACCATCATCACAACTCCTGAAGCTCACTACAATTCTAACGTTTAAGGCAGTACCACCTGCTCACCCCAAAAAGACTTCATAATCCCTGTGGAAATCTCTGTCTGGCCCCCAAATGTAGCATTTTAACCCTGAGTATCTACTTAGGTCCTTATAAGCAATCCCCCACTCACTGAATTTGCTCTCGTAGTTGTAGTCTGATCCTCCGCCAGAGGAGTTGTAGGAATTAGAGTAAGAGTAGTTGCCTTGTCCGTGATTATACCCTTTTTGTTTGCCTTGTGGAGGGCCGTAATTGCTGTACTGGTTTTGGTTGTAAGACTGCTGTTGCTGGCCTTGGTGGGATTGATACCCTGACCCATAGGAAGGTTTTTGCTGtcctccatgctgctgcttctttccaGCATGTTTGGGTGGAACTGGTGAGCTGTAGTTGTCACCACCTTGGTAGTAGGATCCATAGCCAGAGGAGCCCCCGCCGCCACCACCGCCTCCACCACTTCCTGTGTTGCCGGAGTGACCACCATTGCTATAAAACTGGCCTGAACAAAGGAAGAGGAAGTCAAACGGTGTTTCTGACAGGCTTGAGGAAACAGGCACTCCAccactttgtttaaaaatacctTATTAAATGTAAATGGTTGTGTGCCCTGTATCACACTATGATGTTTTGACATTATATAAGCAGCAGTTTAGACTCCAGAACTCTTTTGACCAACACAAGAAGATTTAAGTAATTCCAGACAAGGCCAACAGGTGTAACATTTTGTTCATTTAAGTAGATAAGGAATCACGATACACATTGACACAGGATCTTCCAGTTACTATCACTGCTCATTGAACAACTCTTCAAGTCTTAGGAATTAAATGTGTGTAGAACTTTAAGGATCTATATCAAATTCTAGAACTAAGTTCAAGGTGACTAGTGGTTTTTCCAATGCATGTTACAATATCTAACAATTATTACTTAATGTTCTACAAAGTTAGTTGGTCTCGTCCTCAAATTACACTGGAGACAAGCTAGCCACCAATGATAATTGAAGCTCATTCTCCACAGAAAAGGAATGAAAATCAGGAAGACTCTTACTCCAGTGACAAGGACTTAGAGCCAACACCCATGCAAATCACTCTAAAATAAAGAGCACTTTCCACATGAAATGCTGTTTGAATAGGAATAATTTGACTGAAATCAAAGATGCCTTATACAAAGCTTATCCAACTGTACCAAAGTGCTCACTCCATCAAATTCTGGCATCAGCATGAACTCAGAAGGTTACCAGAACCCTGTGTTAGGGCTGAGGATCCCCAAAAGGAATAACTGGAATAACCTTGTACTTAAGTCTTTTGGCAGCTAGAAACTTATTTTCTGATCGACCTGTGGCACTAACAGACTGGATCTTGCACTGTTGAGTAACTACTTTCCTGCCCAATTTAAACATGTTCAGGTTTAAGGGATTGTTCAGTTCAGGCCCTAGATAATTGGCCTACTTTAATAACTTAAGACGAGAGCAGGTATgttgcattttgattttttaataaaGATCATGATTCTTATTTACCAAGAAACAACAGCCACTAGGATCTAGACAAAAACCTGCAACACTGTCCACAGTAGAGTACGCACAGCTCCAGAAGCTTAAGTGATGCTTGAGAGACAGGTGGAGTTTTACTGAGTTAAACTACATTAGAAACAAAGGAGGGGTGTAATAAAAACATAGTACTTCTCAAATAGAGAAGAATGTAAAGTTAAAAAGTCAAGGAGTAAACTTGTGACCTTTAACAGCTCCACATTTGTGAAACTTTAAAAAGCACATCTGAATGATGGAACGTGAATCAGAGCTCATTTCCAACATACAAACTGCAGTTTGTACAGAAGAGCTGGCTCTAGGAACCATCCagcttttttctttattttgcataCTAGTTTAAAACTTATAATATTCCTGGAATAACCATTTAAAAGGACTTCACCCCACCTCCAAATTAGGGTAAGGCCCTTTCCACACTATGCAAATAAACATGTTATAACCTGTCTTCTTCTGTGGGCAGAAGGCCACATTTCAATAGGGCAGAAACAAGGTTCTTTAATAGTTCTTTCCACCCAAAAGAAGTTATAACATGGTTATACCATActacaataaaaaaatattcctgTAGTGTGTAGCTTGGTACTAAACCTCCAGTCTTTGGTACAAACAGAGATCCAGAGTTATAGCAAAAGAATATATGAAAGAATGCAGAAGTGAGCTTCTTCCGAATGGGAGGTGAGGGAGAAACCTGCATCACCTGAGCTGAAAACGTAAATGGTGGAAGTTGATGCTTTTCCCAAGAGAGTTAAGACAGCTTTTGGGACAGTCATTTCTAGATGAATGCTTTATATTTAACTAGGCAAGTGTTAACACTGTTCAATGCCTAAATTCCACCCCTGTTCAGTTAAAACTACTGAATAAAAATATCCAACACACAAGTTACTTTAAcatgtattcatttaaaaaaaaatggcattttcaCCTCATTCAGAACAATATCTATTCCCTTGTATAAAAAGACATTATCTCAAACAATAACTTTCTAAAAAAAATAGgacatgcattatttttttaaaaagtgttcacACTGAATATTTAAAATTTTGCCCAAGGAGGTTTCAGCAACCGGATGTTTGACAGGTTACTGTTTTCACCAGTTTAAATTATTGAGTTAACTAAAAGGTTATTGAGCCtcacaaattaaattaatgcaaTGCTTCAGGATTTGCAGCTAAAAAGAACAGTGACAAAGAAAATACAATTTTGAAACATAAGTATCATAGCAAGAATAAAGGACCGAACACATGATCTTTTATTAAATATTAGAGAGTCTCAAAAGGCAATTTATTCCCTGAGACTTCAAACTCTTATGACGTTTCATTGTCCGGGCTATTAAATACTTCTGCTTTTAGGGCAATGTGCATTTTACAAGAGGCATAAGCTACAGAGAATATCAGATGGCCTGAGCAGCCAGTCAGCCTGCTGGGTTTGCAACCCTTGGACATTTTAGTTTTTGAAGTGCTTTAGGCCCTTTATGCTTGGATCAAAAAAGCCCATTTTTATGTAACTAATGAACCCACGCATTTTTAAGAAGTCATGAAAACTAACACTTTTACATTAACTCCTTAATGCCTGGATATTTATTGTACCAGTATTGGAAGCACAGTACAATACCTTTGACAGTATACTAGCTAGCAGCCACAATAAGTCACACCCCTCCAGCATTTATTCACCAGTGTATTACAAAGTATGTAAAGATTAATTGAGCACATATGATTGCACATACAAGTCACCATTTTGCATGCTTAAAATGCTGGGCTGTACTagattcagaaatgttgaaagTATCTTCCCTACTGTCAGAGGCATCAACCCAAGTTCTGGTGTTTATTAAAAGGCTTAAATTTTGTACAAAACCTGCTGTAAATTAAGACAAAGGTAGATTAAAACTTCAGtatttgtttcttaaaaataaagtaatgcTTTCCATAAAAAGCAAAGGTGGGCTTTTTGCCTTTATGCTGAACAGAGCTGACTTTAAAATTTGTGCAAATTGCACAAAAACGTTCTTGGATAATTAGTTCCCCCTGTTGTGTACATCAAATTACGAGCAAGTTCAAAGGCAAATCACAATAAAAACTGCCACTGTCTTAAGTTCTGCCGGCTAATAGTTTCAGACAAGCTGCGGTGAAAAGCCACTGTTGAGAAACCCAGTGAAGCACAGGGACACAGCACGAACACTTTGGGTTTTGGAGTTCGAGAAAATTGGAGTAAAAAGCTGTTTTTTGCAATACTTTTAGATGATCTAGGAAGACCCAAAATCATGATAGCCGTAGCAGTCTGTGAAAAAGTCACCTACAAAAGGGGGAGACAGAGCagagaaaaaaattagaattcTTTTGAAGATGGCAAAATGCGCCACATTTGAAAGTCATGTTTTAGATTTCTCTGCTCCTGTCACCCCCCAATGAAGGCTTCTTCTCAAGACAAATAGCTGTGTATTTTCAGGAAAATCTTATTCACAAGAGTGGTGGATTGCTTCACATGGCTTAAAgcagagaaatttaaaatattcacaTTTGAAGAGGAAACCTGATGTTACCTGGATTTGAGTTTAAGTTTTAAACATCTGATTCAGCTCCCTTTcattatttctcattttaaaatgaacatgctaTGATGGTTCAGGTACAGGTATATCACTGTATGTTGAAACCCAGAGTTCGAGTAACCCCAGTTGGGTGCTGTGTTTCAAAGATTAAAACCTTAACACTTACTATAGCCTGCTGTTGCAGAATTTCCTCCATAACCATAGCTTCCGTATCCAGCTCCTAGAATGGAGGAAAGCAATTACTCTAAGATATTCATTTTCTATTGTTGATGAAAGGAATGAAAAGCTCATTAAAACAAACTTCACTTCCAATAAGCTACAGCGTAAGTTATCTAATTTGTGTAATGTAGGAACTCTATTACCACCTATATGCTTAAACCAAGAAAGCTGATCAACTCCATTGGAGATACCCTACTTGTGAACAGCTACTTCACTTTACATGTATTAAGTTTAACATGCGACAGCAGACGTTTAGTTAGTAGAGTGAAACATTCACGGTAACTCACCAGCATTCATATAGCCACCATGATTGCCACCACCAAATCCACCTCTGCCTCTGCCACGGCCTCTGATGTTGCCTCCTCTGCCACGTCCACGCAGATTTGGGGGAGGTGGCACTTCATTGTGCATGGGGCCTCCCATTCCAAAACCTGGATTATGCTGCTGTGGAAGAGACACCTTGTTACACAACcctatttttaaatcagcatttcAGTGCCCAACCTGAAATGGATTTGTGTTTCTAAAGTCCAGTGCAGGTAGAACTGAGCTACGAACTTGAGTGTTTGGCCCTAATTCTAAACCTAGGGGTAAATCAATCTCCGTTTCTCCGAAGGCAAACGGGGATAACAaccacccctcctctgcctctctgggGTGTTGAGTAACATTGCTTAGGttacacacacagaacagaaacatttaaaatcaCCAGCAAGTGTACCTACCTTTACTGCAAACTTGGGTCCTCCCCTTGCAGGTACAGGGGCTCTTTTCTTCTTATTGGGCTCAATAGCAACTGGAGCATCGGGAAACAGCTTCTCTAGGGCAGCTAAAGCAGCGTAGGCTTTTGCCACTTTTTTGTTTGAGCCAGCTCCTTGAAATTTCTGCCCATCAACCTCAACCTTAGAAACAGATTAAATAACCATGCTATGAATCACACAAGAGATGTCACTTTTGACACTGCTATGTTGGTAAATTATGGCATAGCTTGCTACTTCCATGCACAGTGTCAGACAGAAATTAGTATGAACTAGTGAAATTTTACTAGGCCTGGAAGTTAAAGCTGCACAGAATGTCTATAAATGTAACCTTGTGTACAGAGAACTACAAAGTCGCTTACCTCCATGACAAAGCGCTTGTCATGGCTGCCACCTGTTTCTGAAATCAGTTCGTATTTTAGACCACGCCTCTTCTCATTGAGTTCCATCACTGGATTCTTGCCATGCTTAGTCAGGATTGGTCCCTGTTGTTTCACATTCTAAAATAAATTAGAAGTGCCATTAAAGGTACAAAGAGCTGTTGGACTTGGAGTTATCCAATGTATGCTTATGGTTTTTATAATTAAGGAAAATGTTAGTCTTAAAGGGAAAGTTACATTGAAAGTTAAGTTTGAGGAATAAAAGTTTCAGCTATAACCCTTATAATTATTGTAACTGAAAAGTTAATGatttttatagttttattttgcatttgtcagcATTATGTATAGTCAGTGTGCTCCTTACCTAGAACACCCCtttaaaacaggagagaaaaaatccTCAAATATTTTACGGGATTGTAAGGAGTTTCAGGACACACTATTTAATCAAAACTCCACTGAAACTCAAGTGGACAGTAttccttttaaaaagtgcttGAGAGTTTCAGACTCATGAGTGAAAGAATCATTTAAGCAGCTTGTCACAACACGGCTCTCCTGAAGGTTGGAGGAAAGATTTGGTCTCAAAAGACGTAAGAAGTCTGTGCTCACCTCTGGAGTTTGCTCtgagggaggagaagcagcactGGGTGTAGAGATAGTTTCCactacaggaggaggaggagcaactactggtttctgttctgtttcttcTGCCGATTCATCTCCTTTTCCAGACTCTTTGCCTTCCACTCCTGTAGGTAAACCCATATCCTGCAACACctaggggtgcaggaagggagacAGGCCATTGAGAAGTACTGACACTATATCCTCCATGCCTCTTATACCCCTACGGTGAGGTACGTGGCTGAGAGGGCTGTGTAGAAGTGGATCCACTGGCCCTGTCCCAGAAATTACAACTACCTCCATTCGTTCCAAATGTAGTATTAGCCCAAGCTTCATCCATCCCCACTGATGGTGCTAAAACTTCCAGGAGGCTATAACcattcccccaagccctgcagGCCCTTTAAACATTGGCAACAAAAAGGGTAAAGTCTTTTGGCTAGTGATTTACTTAATCCGTCAAGGGCTGCTACTATTTCAGTGTTTTAACTTCAACACAAAACTGTACCCAGTGTAGAAGGGCCTACACACTTCACATATGATTTCTAACATGATCTTCCAGAAGATTAAGTCTAAGGGAGTAACTGTTTGGATACTAATGTTTTTTAGAGAAAGGAatttgaaggggggggggggaaaagtgTTTACATGAAGACAAAGCTCTTACTTTTACTGCCACATGCAATTTGGCTGTCTTTTTGGAAGGTCCAGATGCCTCAAACGTACTGCCATCGACTTCCACGGACATAGTAAAGATAGGAGCATGAACCGGACCAGTCTGAGACACAAGTTTGTACTGGAGACCAGGTTTTAGCTGATTTAATTTCATCAGTGCATTCATAGCCTGGGGAGGTTCAGTTTTTTCCTCTAAACAGAAAAACAGTTTGTTTGTTAGACATGCACATTTGTTTTAAGACAAACTTGACAACTGAGTTCAGACAATAAGAGGTTACAATCTGCCACTGTGGACTTCTTGTTTAGAAgtacagatttgaaaggatcatTTACAGTAGATAAAGCCTTAAAAAGCAGGAGAAAAATCCAGTCACTCAGATTTACAAGCCATTCCACAAGAAACACTTTCTTCTGCAGTTTGCCCCTCATTTAGTCTGAAAACAGCTCTTAGGCAGCAACTTGTTACCTACCTCTGGTTAACTCAATACCTTTTTTCTgaatcttctttttctttttgctgggaGACTTCTCCTCTCCATCCTCCTCCATAGGACGCTTCATTGGGGTGATGGCATATGTGGTACTGGGGGGAATCTGGACTGTAAAGATCATAAGAGGCAGCTAAATATATCAATTACTGAGTGATGGAGTAGCAAGAGCACTGGGCACTGAGAATGTATTCGTTTATTCCAATACCTACCAGTGTAGTCAACTGGATTTTCGTTCTTTGGTTTCTTGGGCATCTTGGAAGGCAGGGGATCCATCCCCAAGACCTTGTGAAGCTGGCCAAAAGCAGCAAGTCTCAAAGCATGCTAAAAAGATGGAACACAAGTTAATGGGATGCACAAGTTGCTAAAGTAATATTTGCTCACTGCAGAAGTTCAAAGAGGAATCTTCTACCCACccctgctcaaaaaaaaaaaaaaaaaaaccaacaaaaaacacaccaaaaaagaCAGCTCAGTTTAAATGGGATGCTCCTTAGAATTCTAAGTTCAATCCAAAACCTGGGCCACAGCGGTAAGTCACTATTTAAAACCTGATACTTTGCTTCTGGCAGATGAAACTATAAATTTCTTTTTTAGTGTGAGACCCATTTTTTTTACATGACTaggtattaaaaaaattaaaaccaaccTCAGAGAGGTTACTAGACTACCATTAACCAATATGGAAGTTCAACATAAATTGAACTCATTAAGTTTTTGCAACATCTGTAGGCAAAACTATACCTGAGCACTCTGTGTGATATCTTCCCTTTGTTGTCTGTCTAGATGCCCAATAGCATCAGTGGCTTCTTTTTCACAAGGATCATAAATACCAGAACCATCTGAAGGCAGGAAACAAGGAAGATATGCAGAGAATTATCCTAGTGTTTCTAAAAAAACTAAACTAAGTATTCCCTTGGCATCATTCAACACTCATCTGTGTAACACCGATCAACgtccaacattttgaaatttatcTGGATTATTTTACAAGTATAATTATAAGTGAAGTTGGTTAATACCACTTAGAAAGTAAGACAACCAATTTAACACTTGTAGAATCTGGTACTTCACACTGCAGGGCTTATCATCATGGGTCCTTGTGCCCTAGATAAAATGATGGTACTGTAATACCCATTTATGCTACATATTTTTATGAACTTTTAAATCTcaactgtgcaaacacagaatcacagaaatgtagggctggaagggccgagaggtcatcttgtcctcctcctcgcgctgaggcaggatcaagtatacctagaccagtggttctcaacctgcggcccatgggtcgcttgcagcccaatcagcacagagctacagcccatgtgacatcctcagggccatacaggtagtattggatgtggcccacataacacactgGGCCATATATGtgacccacaatggtaaataggttgagaaccactgacctagagcatccctgacaatGAAGGGGGCCTTGTAAGTACCACACAATACTATAATGCACCAAACTTTAATTGCATCCCATGTGATTTCTTGCTTTGAAATGTATATGCAGAGAACCATCTAACCTGGCATAACAAT is a genomic window containing:
- the ILF3 gene encoding interleukin enhancer-binding factor 3 isoform X1, coding for MRPMRIFVNDDRHVMAKHSAVYPTQEELEAVQNMVSHTERALKAVSDWIDEQEKVSGEQPEPEAMETAVEEENKEGGDQKAAEHLTRTLRGVMRVGLVAKGLLLKGDLDLELVLLCKEKPTTGLLDKVAENLGVQLATITEDKYEIIQSVSEAAIIIKNTQEPPLTLTIHLTSPVVREEMEKLLAGETLSVNDTPDVLDRQKCLAALASLRHAKWFQARANGLKSCVIVIRVLRDLCTRIPTWGPLRGWPLELLCEKSIGTANRPMGAGEALRRVLECLASGIVMPDGSGIYDPCEKEATDAIGHLDRQQREDITQSAQHALRLAAFGQLHKVLGMDPLPSKMPKKPKNENPVDYTVQIPPSTTYAITPMKRPMEEDGEEKSPSKKKKKIQKKGIELTREEKTEPPQAMNALMKLNQLKPGLQYKLVSQTGPVHAPIFTMSVEVDGSTFEASGPSKKTAKLHVAVKVLQDMGLPTGVEGKESGKGDESAEETEQKPVVAPPPPVVETISTPSAASPPSEQTPENVKQQGPILTKHGKNPVMELNEKRRGLKYELISETGGSHDKRFVMEVEVDGQKFQGAGSNKKVAKAYAALAALEKLFPDAPVAIEPNKKKRAPVPARGGPKFAVKQHNPGFGMGGPMHNEVPPPPNLRGRGRGGNIRGRGRGRGGFGGGNHGGYMNAGAGYGSYGYGGNSATAGYSQFYSNGGHSGNTGSGGGGGGGGGSSGYGSYYQGGDNYSSPVPPKHAGKKQQHGGQQKPSYGSGYQSHQGQQQQSYNQNQYSNYGPPQGKQKGYNHGQGNYSYSNSYNSSGGGSDYNYESKFSYGGGSGRGGGGGNNYGSGGASYNTGSHSGYGGGSGGGGSSYQGKQGGYSSQTNYSSPGSGQNYSGPPSSYQASQGGYGRNDHNMNYQYR
- the ILF3 gene encoding interleukin enhancer-binding factor 3 isoform X3 — protein: MRPMRIFVNDDRHVMAKHSAVYPTQEELEAVQNMVSHTERALKAVSDWIDEQEKVSGEQPEPEAMETAVEEENKEGGDQKAAEHLTRTLRGVMRVGLVAKGLLLKGDLDLELVLLCKEKPTTGLLDKVAENLGVQLATITEDKYEIIQSVSEAAIIIKNTQEPPLTLTIHLTSPVVREEMEKLLAGETLSVNDTPDVLDRQKCLAALASLRHAKWFQARANGLKSCVIVIRVLRDLCTRIPTWGPLRGWPLELLCEKSIGTANRPMGAGEALRRVLECLASGIVMPDGSGIYDPCEKEATDAIGHLDRQQREDITQSAQHALRLAAFGQLHKVLGMDPLPSKMPKKPKNENPVDYTVQIPPSTTYAITPMKRPMEEDGEEKSPSKKKKKIQKKGIELTREEKTEPPQAMNALMKLNQLKPGLQYKLVSQTGPVHAPIFTMSVEVDGSTFEASGPSKKTAKLHVAVKVLQDMGLPTGVEGKESGKGDESAEETEQKPVVAPPPPVVETISTPSAASPPSEQTPENVKQQGPILTKHGKNPVMELNEKRRGLKYELISETGGSHDKRFVMEVEVDGQKFQGAGSNKKVAKAYAALAALEKLFPDAPVAIEPNKKKRAPVPARGGPKFAVKQHNPGFGMGGPMHNEVPPPPNLRGRGRGGNIRGRGRGRGGFGGGNHGGYMNAGAGYGSYGYGGNSATAGYSQFYSNGGHSGNTGSGGGGGGGGGSSGYGSYYQGGDNYSSPVPPKHAGKKQQHGGQQKPSYGSGYQSHQGQQQQSYNQNQYSNYGPPQGKQKGYNHGQGNYSYSNSYNSSGGGSDYNYESKFSYGGGSGRGGGGGNNYGSGGASYNTGSHSGYGGGSGGGGSSYQGGYSSQTNYSSPGSGQNYSGPPSSYQASQGGYGRNDHNMNYQYR
- the ILF3 gene encoding interleukin enhancer-binding factor 3 isoform X4, with translation MRPMRIFVNDDRHVMAKHSAVYPTQEELEAVQNMVSHTERALKAVSDWIDEQEKVSGEQPEPEAMETAVEEENKEGGDQKAAEHLTRTLRGVMRVGLVAKGLLLKGDLDLELVLLCKEKPTTGLLDKVAENLGVQLATITEDKYEIIQSVSEAAIIIKNTQEPPLTLTIHLTSPVVREEMEKLLAGETLSVNDTPDVLDRQKCLAALASLRHAKWFQARANGLKSCVIVIRVLRDLCTRIPTWGPLRGWPLELLCEKSIGTANRPMGAGEALRRVLECLASGIVMPDGSGIYDPCEKEATDAIGHLDRQQREDITQSAQHALRLAAFGQLHKVLGMDPLPSKMPKKPKNENPVDYTVQIPPSTTYAITPMKRPMEEDGEEKSPSKKKKKIQKKEEKTEPPQAMNALMKLNQLKPGLQYKLVSQTGPVHAPIFTMSVEVDGSTFEASGPSKKTAKLHVAVKVLQDMGLPTGVEGKESGKGDESAEETEQKPVVAPPPPVVETISTPSAASPPSEQTPENVKQQGPILTKHGKNPVMELNEKRRGLKYELISETGGSHDKRFVMEVEVDGQKFQGAGSNKKVAKAYAALAALEKLFPDAPVAIEPNKKKRAPVPARGGPKFAVKQHNPGFGMGGPMHNEVPPPPNLRGRGRGGNIRGRGRGRGGFGGGNHGGYMNAGAGYGSYGYGGNSATAGYSQFYSNGGHSGNTGSGGGGGGGGGSSGYGSYYQGGDNYSSPVPPKHAGKKQQHGGQQKPSYGSGYQSHQGQQQQSYNQNQYSNYGPPQGKQKGYNHGQGNYSYSNSYNSSGGGSDYNYESKFSYGGGSGRGGGGGNNYGSGGASYNTGSHSGYGGGSGGGGSSYQGKQGGYSSQTNYSSPGSGQNYSGPPSSYQASQGGYGRNDHNMNYQYR